One region of Deinococcus koreensis genomic DNA includes:
- a CDS encoding bifunctional aldolase/short-chain dehydrogenase, with translation MTTADPRATSQTLPISRWDDADAPQSDGLAALTYRSNLLGADRTLVNIYGGNTSTKSVEKDHLGRDVTVLWVKGSGSDIASITHQGFAGLKLDEVLPLFDRAAMSDEEMTAYLDRTTFEPGRPRQSIETLLHAFVPARHVDHTHPDAIIAIACTPRGPEIMREIYGERAAWVDYIRPGFTLSQQIGAAVRENPGLEAVVMGKHGLVTWGDTSRESYERTLRIIGEAQAYLDAHAEAQPFGGVRVETVEAARRDALLVALLPILRGAMKGQRPVILSVDSSPEVMEFVNSHAAADLSQVGAACPDHLVHTKRVPLYLDWTPDQGQGALIAAVKSGVERFKAEYAAYFEEHRGEGDVMFTPAPRVVLIPGLGMVSSGPDAMGAEVSRQLYLRAIQVMKAASSLGGFMSLSAAESYAIEYWPLELYKLSLKPAPKALDGHVALVTGAASGIGRAIAARLAQDGAHIVIADLNADGGQTVADDLRRARGFRRATGVPMNVTEEAQVQGAYAHAVLCYGGVDIAVNNAGIASSAPIEDTSLEMWNRNQSILSTGYFLVAREAFRLMRAQGTGGNLVFIGSKNSVAAGKNAAAYSAAKAAELHLARCLAEEGGAAGIRVNSVLPDGILAGSSIWDGRWRAERAATYGIEPQELEAFYRNRTTLKVNVLPEDVAEAACWLASPGAAKTTGGVITVDGGVPTAYVR, from the coding sequence ATGACCACCGCTGATCCCCGAGCCACCTCCCAGACCCTTCCTATCAGCCGCTGGGACGATGCCGATGCGCCCCAGAGCGACGGTCTCGCCGCGCTGACCTACCGCTCGAACCTGCTGGGCGCCGACCGCACGCTGGTCAACATCTATGGCGGGAACACCTCGACCAAGAGCGTGGAGAAAGACCACCTGGGCCGCGACGTGACCGTGCTGTGGGTCAAGGGCAGTGGAAGCGACATCGCCAGCATCACCCATCAGGGCTTCGCGGGGCTGAAGCTGGACGAGGTGCTGCCGCTGTTCGACCGCGCGGCCATGAGCGACGAGGAGATGACGGCGTACCTCGACCGCACCACCTTCGAGCCGGGGCGCCCGCGCCAGAGTATCGAGACTCTGCTGCACGCCTTTGTGCCCGCCAGGCACGTGGATCACACGCACCCGGACGCCATCATCGCCATCGCGTGTACGCCGCGCGGGCCGGAGATCATGCGCGAGATTTACGGCGAGCGCGCGGCCTGGGTGGACTACATCCGCCCCGGCTTCACGCTGTCGCAGCAGATCGGCGCGGCGGTGCGCGAGAACCCGGGGCTGGAAGCGGTGGTGATGGGCAAGCACGGGCTGGTGACCTGGGGCGACACTTCCAGAGAGAGTTACGAGCGGACGCTGCGGATCATCGGCGAGGCGCAGGCGTATCTGGACGCGCACGCCGAGGCCCAGCCCTTCGGGGGGGTGAGGGTGGAGACGGTGGAAGCGGCCCGGCGGGACGCCCTGCTGGTGGCCCTGCTGCCGATCCTGCGCGGCGCCATGAAAGGCCAGCGGCCGGTCATCCTGAGCGTGGACAGCTCGCCCGAGGTCATGGAATTCGTCAACTCGCACGCGGCCGCTGACCTCTCGCAGGTGGGGGCGGCCTGCCCGGATCATCTCGTGCACACCAAGCGGGTGCCGCTGTACCTCGACTGGACGCCGGATCAGGGCCAGGGCGCGCTGATCGCGGCCGTGAAATCCGGGGTCGAGCGCTTCAAGGCCGAGTACGCGGCCTATTTCGAGGAGCACCGGGGCGAGGGCGACGTGATGTTCACGCCCGCCCCGCGCGTGGTGCTCATTCCGGGGCTGGGCATGGTCAGCTCCGGCCCGGACGCGATGGGCGCCGAGGTCTCGCGCCAGCTCTACCTGCGCGCCATCCAGGTGATGAAGGCCGCGAGCAGCCTGGGCGGCTTCATGAGCCTGAGTGCGGCCGAGAGCTACGCCATCGAATACTGGCCGCTGGAGCTGTACAAGCTGAGCCTCAAGCCCGCCCCGAAGGCGCTGGACGGCCACGTGGCGCTGGTGACTGGCGCGGCCAGCGGCATCGGCCGGGCCATCGCCGCGCGGCTGGCCCAGGACGGCGCGCACATCGTCATCGCCGACCTGAACGCGGACGGCGGGCAAACCGTGGCCGACGATCTGCGCCGGGCTCGGGGTTTCCGGCGGGCGACGGGCGTCCCCATGAACGTGACCGAGGAGGCGCAGGTGCAGGGCGCTTACGCCCACGCGGTGCTGTGCTACGGGGGCGTGGACATCGCCGTGAACAATGCCGGCATCGCGTCCAGCGCCCCCATCGAGGACACCAGTCTGGAGATGTGGAACCGCAACCAGAGCATCCTCTCGACCGGCTATTTCCTGGTGGCGCGCGAGGCCTTCCGGCTGATGCGGGCGCAGGGCACGGGCGGGAATCTGGTGTTCATCGGCTCCAAGAATTCGGTGGCGGCGGGCAAGAACGCGGCGGCGTACAGCGCGGCCAAGGCGGCCGAACTGCACCTCGCCCGCTGTCTGGCGGAGGAGGGCGGGGCGGCCGGCATCCGCGTGAACTCGGTGCTTCCGGACGGCATCCTGGCGGGCAGCTCCATCTGGGACGGCCGGTGGCGCGCCGAGCGGGCCGCGACCTACGGCATCGAGCCGCAGGAGCTGGAGGCGTTCTACCGGAACCGCACGACCCTGAAGGTCAACGTGCTGCCCGAGGACGTCGCCGAGGCGGCCTGCTGGCTGGCCTCGCCCGGGGCGGCCAAGACCACGGGCGGCGTGATCACGGTGGACGGCGGGGTACCGACCGCTTATGTCCGCTGA
- a CDS encoding rhamnulokinase: MSADGVSRHIAVDLGASGGRVALGTLRAGRLEVEILHRFPNGGVPVHGELYWDILGLWREVVHGLRLASTHGDIASVGVNSWAVDYGLLDARGELLGQVNHYRSARLGGVMERVREQLSDEAIYAATGIQFLGFNTLYQLAAEPPERLAQAHTLLMVPDLLHFWLCGAQACERTNASTTQFYDPLTGAWHRELLARAGLPTHFLPRLVDPGTDLGPLSPEVERETGLRGVRVVTPATHDTASAVAAVPARGDGWAYVSSGTWSLVGVEVAQPVLSAQARALNLTNEAGLDGTTRLLKNVMGLWIVQECRRAWDADFAGLDAGAAALPAGGPLIDPDDPQFLPPGLDMPQRVQAFCAQTGQSVPQTPPEIVRCVLDSLAHRIAEVLDALETVTGRSLRTVHVVGGGAQGEFLNRLTADLSGRMVVAGPVEATLIGNLLVQARACGGLKDSSIREVVRASSESQTFTPAGGDKGDSRERFRRLTVVQGRTESSP, from the coding sequence ATGTCCGCTGACGGGGTGTCCCGGCACATCGCCGTCGATCTGGGGGCCTCGGGCGGCCGGGTGGCGCTGGGCACGCTGCGCGCCGGGCGGCTGGAGGTGGAGATCCTGCACCGCTTTCCCAACGGGGGCGTTCCGGTGCACGGCGAGCTGTACTGGGACATCCTGGGGCTGTGGCGCGAGGTGGTGCACGGCCTGAGGCTGGCGAGCACTCACGGCGACATCGCCAGTGTGGGCGTGAATTCCTGGGCGGTGGACTACGGCCTGCTGGACGCGCGGGGCGAACTGCTGGGGCAGGTGAACCACTACCGCAGCGCCCGGCTGGGCGGGGTGATGGAGCGGGTGCGGGAGCAACTCTCCGACGAGGCGATCTATGCCGCGACCGGCATCCAGTTCCTGGGGTTCAACACGCTGTATCAGCTCGCGGCCGAGCCCCCGGAGCGCCTGGCCCAGGCCCATACCCTGCTGATGGTGCCCGACCTGCTGCACTTCTGGCTGTGCGGAGCCCAGGCGTGTGAGCGCACGAACGCCAGCACCACGCAGTTCTACGATCCGCTGACCGGAGCCTGGCACCGGGAGCTGCTGGCACGGGCCGGACTGCCCACGCACTTCCTGCCGCGACTGGTCGATCCCGGCACTGACCTCGGCCCGCTGAGCCCGGAAGTGGAGCGCGAGACGGGCCTGCGCGGGGTGCGGGTGGTCACGCCCGCCACGCACGACACGGCCTCGGCGGTGGCCGCCGTTCCCGCCCGTGGCGACGGCTGGGCCTACGTGTCCAGCGGCACCTGGAGTCTGGTCGGCGTGGAGGTGGCGCAGCCGGTGCTGAGCGCCCAGGCCCGCGCCCTGAACCTGACCAACGAGGCCGGGCTGGACGGCACGACCCGCCTGCTGAAGAACGTCATGGGCCTGTGGATCGTGCAGGAGTGCCGCCGCGCGTGGGACGCGGATTTTGCCGGGCTCGATGCGGGCGCGGCGGCGCTGCCCGCGGGCGGCCCCCTGATCGACCCCGACGATCCGCAATTTCTGCCGCCGGGACTGGACATGCCGCAGCGCGTGCAGGCCTTCTGCGCCCAGACCGGCCAGAGCGTGCCCCAGACCCCGCCGGAGATCGTGCGCTGCGTGCTCGACAGCCTGGCCCACCGGATTGCGGAGGTACTGGACGCTCTGGAAACGGTCACCGGCCGGAGCCTCCGCACGGTTCACGTGGTAGGGGGCGGCGCTCAGGGCGAATTCCTGAACCGGCTGACCGCCGATCTGAGTGGCCGCATGGTCGTCGCCGGCCCGGTCGAGGCGACCCTGATCGGCAACCTGCTGGTGCAGGCCCGCGCCTGCGGGGGGCTGAAGGACAGCTCGATCCGGGAGGTCGTGCGGGCGTCCAGCGAGTCCCAGACCTTCACGCCGGCTGGGGGCGACAAAGGTGACAGCCGTGAGCGCTTCCGGAGGCTGACGGTCGTGCAGGGCCGCACCGAAAGCTCGCCTTGA
- a CDS encoding NPCBM/NEW2 domain-containing protein produces the protein MNSPFLSPANPSPFRSVLTLPLLACTLALSLAACSSPRTPEVQTPGAQTPGTQTPAPRAGGRPTDADITTDAPLTNLVLSIVAGDNALSGATWSRATNGYGPVELNRSNGEAGANDGRTLSLGGKTYTRGYGVHAGSQLSFSIGGRCSALAADIGVDDEVGGNGSVVFQILGDGVKLYDSGTMTGATATKSIRVDVTGRSTVTLVVTDAGNGNAYDHADWAVPTLLGCAAPASTGSPAPADALTPEQFGARGDGVTDDTTALRSLFSALNSGTKAASFGANKVYRYRRTGPVQFEVMRDGATIYGNGATLKARDGEPTDNSWYTLRVAGPRITIQNLTIDANRAGRPAMSGVQNQTAWFVDGGSRSVTLRQIRGLNAPTDGLYIRDLVSPGPVSGTANTPTDIRLEGVEMMNSGRNNLSIVASRSVSVIGGKFNGAGGVPGGPWAGIDIEPNRGSDLQGNDGVLIEGAETSDNQGSGIDVAQLDNRNIVIRNHASHRNGTALFLSPSGPITVDGFQASSYGTLTKAGVIAIVPSDAPGATVKLSNLRVSNTTDSKPTFFQNYPGTVSLNGLRADNVATKTVLGTYKPTTVANVFLNGVQIK, from the coding sequence GTGAATTCACCCTTTCTGTCTCCCGCGAACCCCTCTCCGTTCCGATCCGTCCTGACCCTGCCCCTGTTGGCCTGCACCCTGGCCCTGTCGCTGGCGGCCTGCTCGTCCCCCCGGACTCCGGAAGTCCAGACCCCCGGGGCCCAGACCCCCGGTACCCAGACGCCCGCGCCCCGGGCTGGCGGCCGGCCCACCGACGCCGACATCACGACCGACGCGCCGCTGACCAATCTCGTGCTGTCGATCGTGGCGGGAGACAACGCCCTCAGCGGCGCCACCTGGAGCCGGGCCACCAACGGCTACGGCCCGGTGGAGCTCAACAGGAGCAACGGCGAGGCGGGCGCGAACGACGGCCGCACCCTGAGCCTGGGCGGCAAGACCTACACGCGGGGCTACGGCGTGCACGCCGGTTCCCAGCTCAGCTTCTCCATCGGCGGCCGTTGCAGCGCCCTGGCCGCCGACATCGGCGTCGACGACGAGGTGGGGGGCAACGGCAGCGTGGTCTTCCAGATCCTGGGAGACGGGGTCAAACTCTACGACTCCGGCACCATGACCGGGGCCACCGCCACCAAATCCATCAGGGTCGACGTGACCGGCCGCAGCACCGTCACGCTGGTCGTGACCGACGCCGGGAACGGCAACGCCTACGACCACGCCGACTGGGCCGTACCCACGCTGCTGGGCTGCGCCGCCCCGGCCAGCACCGGCAGCCCGGCCCCGGCCGACGCGCTGACCCCCGAGCAGTTCGGCGCGCGCGGCGACGGCGTGACCGACGACACCACGGCCCTGCGCTCGCTGTTCTCGGCGCTGAACAGCGGCACGAAGGCCGCCTCCTTCGGCGCGAACAAGGTCTACCGCTACCGCCGCACCGGCCCGGTACAGTTCGAGGTCATGCGCGACGGCGCGACGATCTACGGCAACGGCGCGACCCTCAAGGCCCGCGACGGCGAGCCCACCGACAACTCCTGGTACACCCTGCGGGTGGCCGGCCCCCGCATCACCATCCAGAACCTGACCATCGACGCCAACCGGGCGGGGCGCCCCGCCATGAGCGGCGTGCAGAACCAGACCGCCTGGTTTGTCGATGGCGGCAGCCGCTCGGTCACCCTGCGCCAGATCCGCGGCCTGAACGCCCCGACGGACGGCCTGTACATCCGTGATCTGGTCAGTCCCGGGCCTGTCAGCGGCACCGCCAACACGCCCACCGACATCCGGCTGGAAGGCGTGGAGATGATGAACTCCGGGCGCAACAACCTCTCGATCGTGGCCTCGCGGAGCGTGTCCGTGATCGGCGGGAAGTTCAACGGGGCGGGCGGCGTGCCCGGTGGCCCCTGGGCCGGCATCGACATCGAGCCCAACCGGGGCAGCGACCTGCAGGGCAACGACGGCGTGCTGATCGAGGGCGCCGAGACCAGCGACAACCAGGGCTCGGGCATTGATGTGGCGCAGCTCGACAACCGCAACATCGTGATCCGCAACCACGCCTCGCACCGCAACGGCACGGCGCTGTTCCTGAGCCCCTCGGGGCCGATCACCGTGGACGGTTTCCAGGCCAGCTCCTACGGCACGCTCACCAAGGCCGGCGTGATCGCCATCGTGCCCTCGGACGCGCCGGGCGCCACCGTGAAGCTGAGCAACCTGCGGGTGAGCAACACCACCGACAGCAAGCCGACCTTCTTCCAGAACTACCCCGGCACGGTGTCGCTCAACGGCCTGCGCGCCGACAACGTGGCGACCAAGACCGTGCTGGGCACCTACAAGCCCACCACCGTCGCCAACGTGTTCCTGAACGGCGTGCAGATCAAGTAA
- a CDS encoding AMP-binding protein → MFQPEREALPVPELRALQLSQLQRMVERQHERVPAYRDKFRAAGVAPGDLRALDDLARFPFTYKADLRDGYPLGLSCVPRGELRRIHASSGTSGKPTVVAYDEHDLEVFGEVVARSLYAAGARPGMVFHNAYGYGLFTGGLGTHGGAARLGLCTVPVSGGGTERQVQLIEDLQPEVIACTPSYALVLAEALARRGLGPDDLSLRYAVLGAEPWAEKTRAEVEAALGVKATNIYGLSEIIGPGVSNEDHAEQRGSYLWEDHFYPEIVHPQTGEVLPEGELGVLVLSSMTRTALPILRYWTGDITRLLPGGNATGRTMRRMDGIQGRSDDLIILRGVNVYPTQLEAVLVTLGQVSPHYQVVLTRTGLMDDLTLRIEADGDHPALRLEIERQIKVLVGVSVRCELCEAGSLPRSEGGKLRRVTDLRGER, encoded by the coding sequence ATGTTCCAGCCAGAGCGTGAAGCCCTGCCCGTCCCCGAACTCCGCGCCCTGCAGCTCTCGCAGCTCCAGCGCATGGTCGAGCGCCAGCACGAGCGCGTGCCCGCCTACCGCGACAAGTTCCGCGCGGCGGGGGTGGCGCCCGGCGACCTGCGGGCGCTGGACGACCTGGCGCGCTTTCCCTTCACCTACAAGGCGGATCTGCGTGACGGCTATCCGCTCGGCCTGTCCTGCGTGCCGCGCGGGGAACTGCGCCGCATCCACGCCAGTTCAGGCACCTCCGGCAAGCCGACCGTGGTCGCCTACGACGAGCACGACCTGGAGGTCTTCGGGGAGGTCGTGGCCCGCTCGCTGTACGCGGCGGGGGCGCGGCCCGGCATGGTCTTTCACAACGCCTACGGCTACGGCCTGTTCACGGGCGGGCTGGGCACCCACGGCGGCGCGGCGCGGCTGGGCCTGTGCACCGTGCCGGTCTCGGGCGGCGGCACCGAGCGGCAGGTGCAGCTCATCGAGGACCTGCAGCCCGAGGTGATCGCCTGCACCCCCAGCTACGCCCTGGTGCTGGCCGAGGCCCTGGCGCGCCGGGGGCTGGGCCCGGATGACCTCAGCCTGCGCTACGCCGTGCTGGGCGCCGAGCCCTGGGCCGAGAAGACCCGCGCGGAGGTCGAGGCCGCGCTGGGCGTGAAGGCCACCAACATCTACGGCCTCTCCGAGATCATCGGCCCCGGCGTGAGCAACGAGGATCACGCCGAGCAGCGCGGCTCGTACCTCTGGGAAGACCACTTCTATCCCGAGATCGTGCATCCGCAGACCGGCGAGGTGCTGCCGGAGGGCGAACTGGGCGTGCTCGTGCTCAGTTCCATGACCCGCACCGCCCTGCCGATCCTGCGCTACTGGACGGGCGACATCACGCGGCTGCTGCCCGGCGGAAACGCCACGGGCCGCACCATGCGCCGCATGGACGGTATCCAGGGGAGATCGGACGACCTGATCATCCTGCGCGGCGTGAACGTCTACCCGACCCAGCTCGAGGCCGTGCTGGTCACGCTGGGGCAGGTGAGCCCGCACTACCAGGTGGTGCTTACCCGCACCGGCCTGATGGACGACCTGACCCTGCGGATCGAGGCCGACGGCGATCACCCGGCGCTGCGCCTGGAGATCGAGCGTCAGATCAAGGTGCTGGTCGGCGTGAGCGTGCGCTGCGAGCTGTGCGAGGCGGGAAGCCTGCCCCGCTCCGAGGGCGGCAAGCTGCGGCGCGTGACCGACCTGCGCGGCGAGCGCTGA
- the kynU gene encoding kynureninase — MTLTDTQTTPVPADLPADLLDLDARDPLAHKRAEFLLPAGVVYLDGNSLGPLHRSVPERIERVLRGEWGEGLIRSWTANAEAALDWMALPDRVAAKIARLIGARPHEVAVGDSTSVNLFKALAAALALVPDRRVILTDADNFPTDLYVAQGLNALLGGRYELRRVPNTEIAAHLSLEIAVTLLTEVDYRTGRRLDLAGLSAQAREHGALTVWDLAHSAGAFEVDLNGAGADFAVGCGYKYLNGGPGAPAFLFVAERHHAGAPVALSGWMGHADPFEMARDFVPAPGARRFVPGTPQVLSLSALDAALDAFEGVEMAELRAKSLSLTDTFIGLMEPLCAAHGLMLVTPRAHAQRGSQVSYRAPDAQAVMRRLVERGVIGDFRTPDILRFGFTPLYHSHADVWRAVQGIRAVLEGQTP, encoded by the coding sequence ATGACCCTGACCGACACCCAGACCACCCCTGTTCCGGCCGACCTGCCCGCCGACCTGCTGGATCTCGACGCCCGCGACCCGCTGGCCCACAAACGCGCCGAGTTCCTGCTGCCGGCGGGCGTGGTGTACCTCGACGGCAATTCGCTGGGGCCGCTGCACCGTTCGGTGCCGGAGAGGATCGAGCGCGTGCTGCGCGGCGAGTGGGGCGAGGGGCTGATCCGCTCATGGACGGCGAATGCCGAGGCGGCCCTTGACTGGATGGCCCTGCCCGACCGGGTGGCCGCGAAGATCGCCCGCCTGATCGGGGCCCGGCCGCACGAGGTCGCGGTGGGCGATTCCACCTCCGTCAACCTCTTCAAGGCGCTCGCGGCGGCGCTGGCGCTGGTGCCGGATCGCCGGGTGATCCTCACAGACGCCGACAACTTCCCCACGGACCTGTACGTGGCGCAGGGCCTGAACGCGCTGCTGGGCGGAAGGTACGAGCTGCGCCGGGTGCCGAACACCGAGATCGCCGCGCACCTGAGCCTCGAGATCGCCGTGACCCTGCTGACCGAGGTGGACTACCGCACGGGCCGGCGGCTCGACCTGGCGGGCCTGAGCGCGCAGGCCCGTGAACACGGCGCCTTGACCGTGTGGGATCTGGCGCACTCGGCCGGGGCCTTCGAGGTCGACCTGAACGGTGCGGGGGCCGACTTCGCGGTGGGCTGCGGCTACAAGTACCTGAACGGCGGCCCCGGCGCCCCGGCCTTCCTGTTCGTGGCCGAGCGGCACCACGCCGGCGCGCCGGTGGCGCTCAGCGGCTGGATGGGGCACGCCGACCCGTTCGAGATGGCCCGCGACTTCGTGCCGGCGCCCGGCGCCCGCCGGTTCGTGCCCGGCACCCCGCAGGTGCTCAGCCTGAGCGCGCTGGACGCTGCCCTGGACGCCTTCGAGGGGGTGGAGATGGCCGAGCTGCGCGCCAAGTCGCTGTCGCTGACCGACACCTTCATCGGCCTGATGGAGCCGCTGTGCGCGGCCCACGGTCTGATGCTGGTCACGCCCCGCGCCCACGCCCAGCGCGGCTCCCAGGTCAGCTACCGCGCCCCGGACGCCCAGGCGGTCATGCGGCGGCTCGTGGAGCGCGGCGTCATCGGGGACTTCCGCACGCCGGACATCCTGCGCTTCGGCTTCACGCCGCTGTACCACTCGCACGCGGACGTCTGGAGGGCGGTGCAGGGCATCCGGGCCGTGCTGGAGGGGCAGACGCCATGA
- a CDS encoding tryptophan 2,3-dioxygenase: MTGSERGAGDHADSHSADDYSADQHSADQHSAERAHRDFTRSLSYGDYLQLDTLKAAHRPVTAAHDEHLFIAVHHVSELWLELIVRELEAAMAQLAGGITDAPLKGLTRVVRAQEQLTNAWEVLKTMTPADYLQFREAFGQASGFQSAAYRLVEFLLGNRHATLLGPHEHRPEVHARLSAALHAPSVYDLTLRLLAARGLPLPPEVLARDPCLPPTPHPAVLDAWLTVYRDPDTYWDLYELAEKLLDVEDNFRRWRFNHLTTVERTIGLRRGSGGTSGAGYLARALGVVLFPELWEVRTNL; the protein is encoded by the coding sequence ATGACCGGGAGCGAGCGCGGGGCCGGCGATCACGCCGATTCACACAGTGCTGACGATTACAGCGCCGATCAGCACAGTGCTGATCAACACAGCGCCGAGCGAGCCCACCGGGACTTCACCCGCTCGCTCAGCTACGGCGACTACCTTCAGCTCGACACCCTGAAGGCCGCGCACCGCCCGGTCACGGCCGCCCACGACGAGCACCTGTTCATTGCGGTGCACCACGTCTCCGAGCTGTGGCTGGAACTCATCGTGCGCGAGCTGGAAGCAGCGATGGCCCAGCTCGCCGGGGGCATCACGGACGCCCCGCTCAAGGGGCTGACCCGCGTGGTGCGCGCCCAGGAGCAGCTCACGAACGCCTGGGAAGTCCTCAAGACCATGACGCCGGCCGACTACCTGCAGTTCCGGGAAGCCTTCGGGCAGGCGTCGGGCTTCCAGTCGGCGGCCTACCGGCTCGTGGAGTTCCTGCTGGGCAACCGCCACGCCACGCTGCTGGGCCCACACGAGCACCGGCCTGAGGTTCACGCACGCCTGAGCGCGGCCCTGCACGCCCCCAGCGTCTACGACCTGACCCTGCGCCTGCTCGCGGCGCGCGGCCTGCCCCTCCCGCCGGAGGTGCTGGCGCGCGACCCCTGCCTGCCGCCCACGCCCCACCCGGCGGTGCTGGACGCCTGGCTCACGGTCTACCGCGACCCGGACACCTACTGGGATCTGTACGAACTGGCCGAGAAACTGCTCGACGTCGAGGACAACTTCCGCCGCTGGCGCTTCAACCACCTGACCACGGTGGAGCGCACCATCGGCCTGAGGCGGGGCTCGGGCGGTACCAGCGGCGCGGGTTACCTCGCACGGGCGCTTGGGGTGGTGCTGTTTCCCGAACTCTGGGAGGTGCGGACGAACCTGTAG
- a CDS encoding metal ABC transporter permease, with translation MSADLVIVLTACLVAVAGSLLGVFLVLRRLSMISDAISHSVLPGIVAAFWFSGGETATLPALIGAAAMGLLTVALVDALTRSGRVKNDAAIGVVFPLLFSIGVILISVYFRNAHLDLDAVLYGEIAYAPFNLVSVWGREVPESLVLMGTLALLNAVFVGVFFKELRLSTFDAGLAGFLGFAPGGLHYALMTLLSFTTVGAFEAVGAVLIVAFVIVPPACAYLLTRRLPVMLGLSLLIGVLSSVAGYVLALAVDASIAGMIASVLGAVFFLCVLFSPLDGVLATLARRGTQRDQVAARQLLAYTAAHGAALTLPDAVRRFEWSARQARRALRHARRRGWLTGTGDSLVVTPNGTRVSGEGFAAD, from the coding sequence ATGAGCGCCGACCTGGTGATCGTCCTGACCGCCTGCCTGGTCGCGGTGGCCGGGAGCCTGCTGGGGGTCTTCCTGGTGCTGCGGCGCCTGAGTATGATCAGCGACGCCATCAGCCACTCCGTGCTGCCCGGCATCGTGGCGGCCTTCTGGTTTTCCGGGGGCGAGACGGCCACCCTGCCCGCCCTGATCGGGGCGGCCGCGATGGGCCTGCTGACGGTCGCCCTGGTGGACGCCCTGACCCGCAGCGGGCGCGTGAAGAACGACGCCGCCATCGGCGTGGTGTTTCCGCTGCTGTTCTCCATCGGCGTGATCCTGATCTCGGTGTACTTCCGCAATGCCCACCTCGATCTGGACGCGGTGCTCTACGGCGAGATCGCCTACGCGCCCTTTAACCTCGTCTCCGTCTGGGGGCGCGAGGTGCCGGAGTCCCTGGTGCTGATGGGCACGCTGGCGCTGCTCAACGCCGTGTTCGTGGGGGTGTTCTTCAAGGAGCTGAGGCTGTCCACCTTCGACGCGGGCCTCGCCGGGTTCCTGGGCTTCGCGCCGGGGGGGCTGCACTATGCCCTGATGACCCTCCTGTCGTTCACCACGGTCGGGGCCTTCGAGGCGGTGGGGGCCGTGCTGATCGTCGCGTTCGTGATCGTGCCTCCGGCGTGCGCGTACCTGCTCACCCGCCGGCTGCCGGTGATGCTGGGCCTGAGCCTGCTCATCGGGGTGCTCTCCAGCGTGGCGGGCTATGTCCTGGCCCTGGCGGTGGACGCCAGCATCGCCGGGATGATCGCCAGCGTGCTGGGCGCCGTGTTCTTCCTGTGCGTGCTGTTTTCGCCCCTCGACGGCGTCCTGGCGACCCTGGCCCGGCGCGGAACGCAGCGTGACCAGGTCGCGGCCCGCCAGCTGCTGGCGTACACGGCGGCGCACGGCGCGGCCCTCACACTTCCCGACGCCGTCCGCCGCTTCGAGTGGAGCGCCCGGCAGGCGAGGCGCGCCCTGCGGCATGCCCGGCGCCGGGGCTGGCTGACGGGAACCGGGGACAGCCTCGTGGTGACGCCGAATGGCACCCGCGTCTCCGGTGAGGGGTTCGCTGCAGACTGA
- a CDS encoding metal ABC transporter permease, with product MSLEFFLSAFTDYTLRNVALGSALLGITGGVIGAFAVLRRQSLLGDALAHAALPGIGLAFLVSGGKAPLWLLLGGGLSAWLAALAMLGVLRYTRLSEDAALGTMLASFFGFGIALLTFIQNGSNASQSGLDKFLFGQAATIVAADVRLMAVLAALALGTVTLLFKEFKLVSFDPAYAATLGFRSPLVGALLTSLAVVAVMIGLQSVGVVLMAAMLVAPAVAARQWTDHLGKLLLLSAAFGAASGVTGALVSAAAANLPTGPVVIVVISVIMILSLLFAPLRGLLWERVASARRDRGLRDGRLRDGPPQTQTPDRARGAP from the coding sequence ATGAGCCTGGAGTTCTTCCTGAGCGCCTTCACGGACTACACCCTGCGCAACGTCGCGCTCGGCAGCGCGCTGCTGGGGATCACCGGCGGCGTGATCGGGGCGTTTGCCGTGCTGCGCCGCCAGAGCCTGCTGGGAGACGCCCTGGCGCACGCGGCCCTGCCGGGCATCGGCCTGGCGTTCCTGGTCAGCGGGGGCAAGGCGCCCCTGTGGCTGCTGCTGGGCGGGGGCCTGAGCGCCTGGCTGGCGGCGCTCGCCATGCTGGGCGTACTGCGCTACACGCGCCTGAGCGAGGACGCCGCGCTGGGCACCATGCTCGCCAGCTTCTTCGGCTTCGGCATCGCGCTGCTGACCTTCATCCAGAACGGCAGCAACGCCAGCCAGTCGGGGCTCGACAAGTTCCTGTTCGGCCAGGCCGCCACCATCGTCGCGGCGGACGTGCGGCTGATGGCGGTGCTGGCCGCGCTGGCGCTGGGCACGGTGACGCTGCTGTTCAAGGAGTTCAAGCTGGTGTCCTTCGACCCCGCCTACGCCGCGACCCTGGGCTTCAGAAGCCCGCTGGTCGGGGCACTACTCACCTCGCTCGCCGTGGTGGCGGTCATGATCGGCCTGCAGAGCGTGGGCGTGGTGCTGATGGCCGCCATGCTCGTCGCGCCCGCCGTGGCCGCCCGGCAGTGGACGGACCACCTCGGGAAGCTGCTGCTGCTCAGCGCGGCCTTCGGCGCGGCGAGCGGCGTGACCGGCGCGCTGGTCTCGGCCGCCGCCGCCAACCTGCCGACCGGCCCCGTGGTGATCGTCGTCATCAGCGTCATCATGATCCTGTCGCTGCTCTTCGCCCCCCTGCGCGGCCTGCTGTGGGAGCGGGTGGCGTCCGCGCGGCGAGACCGGGGCCTGCGTGACGGGCGTCTGCGTGACGGGCCTCCGCAGACCCAGACTCCCGACCGGGCCCGGGGAGCCCCATGA